The Fusarium poae strain DAOMC 252244 chromosome 2, whole genome shotgun sequence nucleotide sequence TCAACATGTTACTCGCGAACTTGTCGCCATCATGTTGGCACCCTTGCTTTTCACTTGGGAATTGATTGATGCTCAGCTGATACTGATACATGGCGGATCACGTACTTTGAACAGGGGATTCTTCTTCACACAATAAACGTCTTGTCACGAGTTCCAGGATGGCATGGTCAGCGATCAGAGATCAGAGCATAGGCAGAGAGAGCCTTTCTATGGCGATGAGGTCTCTTGAGCAATTGAAACTTGATAGCCCATGGTGAGGCTAGATGGTGGAGGAGACTGGGCCGAGGAAGCTGTGATCATACCTCCATTGTGACAGACCAGCGTTGGACTCTGTCAGTCTGTCAATACCCTTGCATGTGCTGTGCTTGGCATGTCCAAATGACAGACTCTGTAGGGTTCTAAGACTGACCCTTGTCGGAAACATAATGGTGATCTGCCGAATGTGCCTCGTAAATCTCTCTACTCAGGTGAAGACTGAATTAGACAATTGACTCATGAATGCTACGGCCATACCAAGTGAACTAGAACATTGCCAAGCATCGTTTGGCGCTGCAAGTCAAATTGTGATGCTGACCCCACGGACTCCAAGGATGCCCTAAGTGCCATTCGTATTGGACTTGAAATGGTTATGGTAAATGTTATATGACTTGAGGGCCTGGACTCGATAACCTTGCTGTCGATTCAATTTGAGCCCTGTTCATGAACAATACCAAGACTTTAGCTTATGTCCATCAAGTAGTAAGCACTCTGTACGGACCGACAACAACTTTGGTTTGTGAAAGAAAACGgaagatgctcgtcgatcTCCTGGTAGTCAGCTCAACGTGTGCAAGACTTTGTTTCTAACACGCGGATAACCTATGGCCAAGGCATGTTTGACGATGTTCAACATCCAATAAACGATCGAGAGTCTGTAAGAGACACAAAAGGCAGGGGACCGTGCAACGGGATAACCAGGGATCGCTCCACCTCCTTGTCTCTCCGGGGCACATATGACGCACTCGTACCCGTGTCAGTCATCCCTGTCGTGCAGAGGCGAGAGATGGCTTGACTGGTGGTGGGCGTGGAATGAAGATCCCACACCGGGCCGGCTCTAAATTCTCAACTTCTCTCGCACGAGATCTTTCAAAATCGAAAAGATAACCGCTCCAAGCGCCCGCAGTACCTCATGTGGATATCCATAATCTTTGAGCTATTTTGGGGGAGAAGATCGAATTCGCCAATAGTATTGTTGTGCAAATAGTTGACAAGAAACCCCGAAAGGTCCCTTGACAAGCTGTGCCGGCCGAGATCTCGGTGGTGACCCTTTAAAGGTGGCTAGAACAGGGGGAAAGGCCGATAGTCTTGGCGACAAGGGACTTTCGAGACCAAACAGTGCAGATACCATCATCTAAACCAAATTCGTTGTGTAACCTGCACGAAACGGAAATTTGAACGAATATCCTTCAAGCATGAATCTCGAGAATGATCGACTTTGTCTTAGACAGCCACACGGGGGTATGCCAATATCCAATTTGAGCTTAATTAATCCCCATGGGACTTGCGTTGCACAAAGAAAGGAATACGTACGTGAATGCCGCTCATGATTTCTCTCAATGCCGATCAGGCGTGACAGATGTGAGTTAAAATTCAAGCTTACTTTGTATAATCTCAAACCGCCACGCAATTTGTCTTACTCCTGCGTCACTACGAGACGCAATCAACACGCATACAGACAGCATGACTTGAAGAGACTCGCAGCAcaacgcaacgcaacgcaaTGCATCTCAGGGTTTTGATGGAACAGGGCCTTCCGGATACACAACATCTGTTGCTTGCGTGTCTCCATGACAAGGTAGAGACGATCTTTGCCGACATGTCGACGCAAGCCTTGATACTGCACACAGTGGCTGTGTTGACGAGCTGGTTTAGTAACATCACCTATTCGCAACAACCTGCCGGCACGGATTTATCAGTCCAACATTGCAGAAGGCCAGGCAGATCAAGAAGCACTGGAATTTGTGTATCAACCAAGGGCTCAGTATTGAAAAGCAAAGTCGTAGTAGTGGCAGATATGCTAGTTAGTCTTAAAATTGTGGTTTCACGGATGAAGATGTGCCCAAATGCGGCTCTGAGAAACCAAATCGACCAATCCTAATAAAGACCAAAGCACGGCAAGGCATACAATCCGAATTATATGTATCTGTAAGAGAATTGGAGCAAGAACCGACGTGCGAATTGAGAAGTTGCAATTGACCCCTGTTTATGTTGGCGAATGCTTGCTGCTTTTCTCATGCCGGCATGGGCTATCGTCTCTCCAGAATAACTTTGATAAACACCAGCTAGGGATGTCAATTAGGGTGGATATTCATGCTGCTCTTGCTCTGAATGGCGATGGTGTAGTATAGGTGGTCATGGAGAATTTCATGGcgtataattataatttgcCTGGACTCCGTTCATGCCTCAGGTCCAATCTCTGTCAACAGACGAGATGAGGCGAGCAAGCGGGTACGCGTGGGTGGTAGCGcggtgttgtgttgttgctgctgtctgtAAAACTCACGGCTTGCGTGGGGTATTTTGCGCTTGACGATGTAGTGGCCCCGTTGGCCTGCTGGGTTCCGTAATTTGGGATTGAATGAGGGCACGCGAGCTGCCCCTAGGAAACAAAGTAGGGAACATGACATTGACGTGGATCCGGTTATCGCACCGCCAGTTGTGAAGCAAGGGGACAAGGCTGATGAGAGGGATTATTGACTTTTGCGCCTCGGTCAGGGGCCATGCAGTATTATTGACAAGCTTGACCGCTGGAGACGTAGCAATAAAAGCATGTAGCCATACTTGCACCTATGCACAACAGTTCCCTGTTCAGTTGTTTTCTGTACTTCTGTTTCAGTCGTTTGCTACCCCTGAGAGGGAACAATAAAGATGGGTGATTTGCTGAGGATAGAAACACGAATGCTTCTGGTGGGGATTCATGATACGTGGAAGATCGTCACCAAGAAGGACTGTGATTGTTCGATGAATTGACCGCTGTTCCTGAGACTCTCTGCGATGATGTAACTGGATGAACTGGTGAGTTGGAGGATTGTGATTTCCCGTTGTGCATCGTCACGATCGCTTTCTGAAAAGTCTTGGCTGTAACAGGGTCTCGGACAGACAGTCGCTCTGGAATTGCGTGGGGTGAGCAAGACAAGATACTTACTGACTGACTGTGAGGGctgcctaggtacctatgaaGCACAAATGTAGTCAATTACTCGTGGCGAAGTCACATATACGTTACATAGAACAGTCATGGAACGCAGCTTGTGTGAGAGTTCATGATGATATGGCAGCTGTTCATGAAGTTTTGAGCAATTACACTACACCCACTATGATTGATGGCGGTGGAGCTTGTGCAGGTGAGGAAGGATGGGTAGGCCGCAGGAAGCAtaaaagagacgaaattagtaagACACTTTATGCTGTTTGGATTAtacttcttagactactcGTTTTTATACTCTTACCTACTACccacctaggtactaaggtagacTTGGTAGGCTACATTTTCTGCTACAGCAAACCGCCTCCAAGGGACCCCAGATGGGGGAAGTGAGACCAGAACGGGCCGGGTCATTTAGCCAATCAGAACGACCAAGTTGCTCAAAAGGTACAGTACTATTTTGATTCGACGGCGGGCACCTGCACAGGCTGTCATCTGTTTTGCAGGTGACCTAGCTTGTCCTGCTGCTACAACTGCATTTGCAGCGTTCTTTAACGAGTCTACGTCTCTTTGAAAGCGAGGAAGGATAAAACAAACATAAcgttaagctattaataggCTGCACGCTTTGCCTTAGGGCTCTGCAGCTCTAGAACAGAAAAGGCAGCTGCCATGTCAACAGCAAGAGGACAAggcaggacaggacaggacagggcAGACTGAGACTGAGACTAAGACTGAAGCACGTCGGTGATCGTGAAGGGAAAGGGAAGAACGGCTTAAGTACTAAGCCAAGCTTTTTCCATGCTCGCTCGTCCACTGTCGCCTCACCCTCAAGCTCAATTTCTgtcctgctcctgctcctgcatctgcatctgggAAGAAGGCAATCGGattcactcactcactcactcactggGTCGCATAAGAGGTGGATTCGATTTTTTCCTTAGTTGGAACTTTACACACTGTGCATTATCTGCCAGGGTTGTGATTATCTGCCCGAGAATTAGGAAGATTGCGCGAGCAGTGACCGAACACTAATTATCTGTACGACTCAGCACGCATTGATGAAGCCGAAGAAGTGCAATTCTGATTACTTTTGTAACACTGACGAGAGTCGTTGATCTCAAAATCTGATCTATAATTTGTTGCTATTCGATCATCAGCTTGCCCCCACTCACACATGAACCATTTCACTCAACCCCAACCCAAGCAGGGGGCGTAAAGCAAGAAGAGTGTGTTACTCTCTCTGCCTTTTACCATACTTGGGAATCCAAGATGAACTGTACAGGAAGAAGTAGCAGCTTTGACACATCAACAAATCCAAGGTACGATAGGTAGTCTGTTGTCATGTTTATCAGTACAAGGCAGGAGGATATCAACCAAATCTCGGCCTTTTCCTAGTGTCCAAAGGTCAAGAGAattcatcatcactatcagTAAAATTTGTGTATGTATTTGTATTTGTACTTGCATACCTCTGTCTCTGTACCCATTTTCCTAATCAGCCAGTCTCGCAATCTGCACGCCCCTCCACCCACCTTTAATCCTGGCCCCGGTCGAGTTCCCCACGTCGAGTCTGGTCCACCACCAAGCCAAAGAGCAAAGAGGGTTCTTAGTTTGGTTTGGCTCTGGATGGTGAAGGGGCCGAATTGATCGACTGCACCGAGTAATAGCACAGCAGCTGGTGCTTCATTCATAATTTGCATGTATTTGCTGGAGCACTCTGTAGATGGAGCCAGACACAAAAGAGAGCAAACTGCgcgctttttttttactccTCTCCTTTCCTCAGTTTATCTCTCCCCTTTTTTACAACATTTCACTtccctttttttattatcttgatcttgatctgATCTTGAGAGGGAAAACCATCCCGATTGTGCTGCTTTTTGGCTTCACTTAcggttaatattaatactctaCAGGCTACTTATGCCGCCCCTCTTCCACTTGagcttcatcctcttctccGACCACGACCTCCCATGCAGACCTAGCTTTCCATTGCACAGACTGGGGAGATAGTAATACGACGAACGACACGGTTGGATAAAAGCCAGGATACTCAACGTTCAGTCAACCACCGACAAACGGACATCAAGCCCTGTTCAGGATATTTGCCGCATCAGCAACCATTGCAGGCTTACACGCGCATAAGATCTTGATCATCCCAGACCAACTGTGTACAGTcagtctttttttcttcttctcgaatTCGGCTGAGACGAGACGCAAAACGGCCTCGCCTATGTTGAACGCAACACCTTTTTTAATCTAGTCACGACATTTATATCATCGACAGCCATCTTGGACATTTTGCTACCTTGGCTCGGTGCTGCCGCTGAAGCCTTCCATTCCCATTTTGCCGACGGACCAACCACATTCGCACATTCTCCAGCCAGCGATTACAGGCTACAGCACAGCGCCAATAGTGCCCTGTACATTGGATCAGTCGCTGAAGCGCCTCATTACTCCAACCGACCCAGTCCCTGGATGGTGTGTGGCCCTCCATCACTTCACTTGTTGGTTACCCGCCTCTGTAAGTGACCAGCTGCTGTTCCAACCTGCACCTTGGGATTGGTGTATCTTGGACGCTGCCAGTACGCCTAAGCCTAGTACCCCGTTCAAAATCACGGACCGAACAGACGCCATTTGAGTAGGGTCTCCATCAGATAAAACAGCAGAAGTGCCTTTTGCTATAAGTCATAATGGCGGTACTCTCGGCCCCAAGAACAATGCTGGCTCCCCACCAGCTCgactcagcaacagcaacagcaacagcaacaggtatgcatcttttttttttcttcttgctTTTCTGTCTCTGTAATCAATCGCCCATTCTTCCCTTTCCTGATTTGCCACTTTCCATTGCCTATACCCTTTTTGGGCAGTTGGTCCCCATCCATTTGCTTGTTTCAACCGTTTCCAAAGCCAATTCATTCTTTATTTCTAATGTACCCATTTTACTCTTCTTCGTATTCTTTCATAATCAATCGATTCGTTCATTCCCTTTTCTCGCTCTCCGCTTTTACCACTCAGTCTTCATTTCGTCATTCCCGTCTCTGCCGAAAGTGAGAAGTATCTCCGTGGACCCTGCACAAATTGGTTTAGCGACGCGATAAGTTCGGCGGGACTTTGCTGGACCGGCTTCGAGAGGCGGCTTCTGTAAGTGGCTCCAGAATGCTGAGAAAGCAAAGCGTTTGGCTGCAACCAGCTGGGTTTTTGATTCAAATATTTGCCAGCCCACATGCTCAGTCGTTCGTTCGCTGTTCGTTTTGCCTAACATCCCGGcctcctgtcctgtcctgtcctgtcatGTCCTATGCCTGTTGGGTTGAGCATGACTTGACAAATTCATGACatacatccatccatccatcctcCACTGGGCCTAGCCTTGGCGATTTGGGGGTTGGTCCCGTTTAATTCCCTGCTTGATTTGATCACTCGTTTCCTTCTTCACCTCTTGTTCTTCTGCTCGCGCTCAAGTTCCCATCTATTTCTGCCTCATGCACCCCCCGGTTGATCTTTAGCCTTGTCCCATGTCAACCCGAACCCTGCAACTTCCCCAGTCTAAGTTATCCCTGCCTGCTGACGTCTTTTTGCTTGTGTCCTCCACAGATAAAAGTACCTCACCATCAGCATTGCGCGCAAACCAGTTTCAGTCTTCATTTTCGCCTCGCGACATTTCCACCGACCTTACTGAATCAATTGTTTTAGAAGAAGGCGGTGAATCCGGAAGCGAATCTGCTGTTGAGCCCGTCACTCCTGTCAGCGGTCGTCATTCACAAGACTTCACACTTCAAACCCAGGACCTACAAGACCTTCAAAGCCTGCAGTCTTACCCAGCGGGTTCAGTCACATCTTCAGGGGTTGGGCCGATTGCGATCCCAGGTGCCAACGccggcaacaacaacaacaaagggGGCTATCTCTCACAGTCTGCAAGCCGACCACCCACTACCCCGACTACCCCAAGAGCATCAGAGCCAGAGCCTGGTAGCTCCCTTACCCGCCAATCGACTCGTGGGTCCATTTCTACCGCGAGTTTCAAACGCACCATGTCAAGTTTCTTTCGAAGATCAAATTCACAAGCCAGGAATGACTATACCCCTTCAGAATCAGCAACACCGTCAGTCGTATCCGCGCCAACTGAGCCCCAGACTAATGGCCAGCCGCGGGCTGCGGCTCGTCGTCGCTTCTCCATGAACCGTTCCTCTGCCACAACTCGTTCCAACTCTCCTCCCTCACCTAGCGACAACGGCCTCGAGATGAATCTTGCACACCGAGAACGTGACGGCGACAAGTCTCTTCCTAGCCAGGGTGATTTCAAAAAGAACCGCGCATCCACTGGATTTACCTTGCGCAACCGAGCCATCAATTTCGTTGGTGCGAATCACAACAGTCGAGGACATGGCAACAAGCGCCCTGAATATAATCGCCGAGCTAGCAGCTATGATGGCAGCCGCCCCAGCACACCTCTTCCACCACCCGCAGAAGGTGACGAGACTATGTATCCACCTGAGCGGAGTGTTTGGCCTCTTCCTCCAGAGTCTGGAACTGGTGCCAAGGCTCGCCGCATGAGTCTGAGTCTTCCTGATGATTTTGCTGTGGATGTGGCTGAGCTGCAAAGCGAGTTCGAATACCAGCGCAAGTTTCTGGGTCGACATGGCAAACATCTTGGCAAGGGAGCTGCGTCCAAGGTCACACTCATGATGCGCAAGGGATATCCAGAAGAGCTTTATGCCGTAAAGGAGTTCCGTGGAAAATCGCACCGCGAAAGCCAGCAAGACTACGAAAACAAGATTAAGTCAGAATTCAGCATCGCCAAGAGTCTACATCACCCAAACATTGTTGAGACCTTCCGCCTCTGTACCGACCAtgggcgttggaaccacgtGATGGAATACTGCTCCGAAGGTGATCTTTTCAGCCTCGTGCAAAAAGGTCACCTCAAGGGCGACGATCGTAAGAAGGACCGTATGTGCCTTTTCAAGCAATTGATTCAAGGCGTGTACTACCTTCATGTCAACGGCATTGCCCACCGTGACATCAAACTTGAGAATCTTCTCATTACCAAGGATAGCAAGCTCAAGATAACCGATTTCGGTGTGTCAGAAGTTTTCTGTGGTACTCACCCAGGTCTTCGTGAAGCTGGCGGACAATGCGGCCGTAATATGGGTGGCGAAATCCGCCTGTGCTCACCTGGTATCTGTGGAAGTGAGCCTTATATCGCCCCCGAAGTCCTCGCCAAGCAGGAATCTTACGACCCCCGAGCTCTTGATGTGTGGAGCTCTGCGATTGTCATGATTTACCTTACCTTTGGAGGCGCCATCTGGTCCCGAGCCGAGCCTGGTGAACTTCACTACGACAAGCTTGTCACGGGCTGGAATAAATGGTATGCGAAGCATCCAGAGAGCGACGCCTCCATCAGCGACAGCGATTACCCTAAATGTTACGCCCTCGACGTTGGCATGAGCCCGCCTGCTCTGCGACGCCTTGTCCTACAGATGCTGAACCCAGAGCCGAGCAAACGTATCGGAATCGACGAGGTCATCAACAACCGCTGGCTGAAAAACGTTGAGTGCTGCCAGCTCGAATCCTACGACGACCCGGCTTTACTCATCGATGCCACCAAGAAAGACAACTCCATACATGGCAACAAGAAGATATTCTGTCATAACCACTTGCCCCCAAAGGGAACTGGCTCTCACTCCCTAGGCAAGATGCCAGGCCAGGCGGGCTACTAGACAATGACTAACGAATAATGGAAGGGCATTTGAAATGCCACATAATCGCCAAACACACCATCACCTTGATTACGTTAGGGTCATAATGGACTGCGTGCTTCGTTACCCATGTATGCACATTTATCGGCGTTCAGGTCAAGGCCATGGTAAGGGGGACTGGCCCGCATGGTCCGGAGTTGATGGATTTACTGTCGTTTCTCTTCTTTGCAAGACCGAAATGTACATAGTTTACAGACTTTCCCTTGCTTCTGTGGGATGCTGCTGCACTGCAGCCGGCAGGAACGGAGGGTTACTTACAAGCAAGCAGACTTAATACCCCTGAAATGACAGTCTCTTGCTCTTTTGAATCTGGTGGAACGTGACATTCTGCCTGACTTTGCTTTGCTATAGAAAAGGAAGGCGAAAGTTTAACGGTGGAGGTTTATCGGTTCGCTCGCTTTGTTCTTTTCTGTCATTCTGTTGATGCAAAGATGCGCCCACTTGAAAGACTGCACTTGTTACATACATTACATACGCGTACGTATTGGTACACCTGGGCTTACTACAATGGTGgtctgctgctgttgtcaaCAGTCTTTTCTGCAGAGAACACACACAATAGACTTGAATTATTGAATGCAAACCACTTTCCATCTTGGTATCTGAGTGTCCATAATAGAAGAGCCGTCTTCGGAGCGACTTGGAGCCGTGGCCGTGGCACTTTACGCCTCCATAGCGTGTTTTGACAGGCTTGTGACGAGGTGTACCAATCGTGTGATTCGACTAAGAGTACTATCTAGATAAATATGATTTGAGGTGAGATCTATGACAGTAGGAGGACTATGGAAGCATTCGATTGTTGATATTATAACATGCTTGTCACATGTTTGTGTCTGATGTCTTTTCATCCGGTTTCCCGGCCATATTGCTGGAACGGGTGAATGAATACACGCACACGTGGCGTACATAGTTGTGTCAATGTAAAAATTCCACGCGACATGGCTGTATGTCTCATTATCTTGCTATTCAGAGCCGGGTGATGGCCAAAGGCGGTGTCAAAGTGAGGGATATACTACGGATTGGGACGGCACATGAGACTGTCTCGAAGTTCTACCAAACGTTGATGGAGGTGGCTGGCTGACCGTGTAGTAGAGGTCTCAGCGAGACATTTCTACCAGGTTTGTAAAGGTCTAGACGTCCTGTGGCGACCACAGCCTCTACATCTCAGGGTCTCAACTCCGTATCACGAACGAAGGGCCCTTCCGCTGTCGTCGGCGCGTGATAAACCCCGACTTCAACACACAAACCGTTGGGTAGTGTTGTACCAAAAAAGGATTCGATGCTTGTCAGGCACACAAGATTCCCATCTAATGCACCACGACGGAAATAACGTGCCGAGTCACATCTCAGTCAATAAGGCTGTCTGTCAGCCGCAAGAACCGCGCTGCAAGAAGTGGCACACCGACTGTGTATGTGCAGTCAAGACTTGCTCGGATGAGATGCCGAGTTCAAGGGATGTTGTTTTGTGCCCGCATTCATAACTAGTTCGTGGGGGACCTTATACTGTCCATAAGCTGTGCTGCTTGTGCGACATTGGGAACAAGACCTTGTGATCGCTGAGTTATGTTGGAGATGCTGTCTTCCCCAGATGTAACGTGAGAGAAGCGCGGGGAAAAGGAGATGGCTTGAGGTTGTGGACGGGCGTGAGCATAAGAAGTAGATGAACAAGATATGTATGTACTTGTGCCGTTCAGAGCTTGTTTTTGacaagaagtgagaaataaAGGAAGGAGCCATGCCATGCTGCTATTCCGTATACTCTAACACAATTAAAGATTGAGTTTGCTGTACTATGTAGCTTGAGTGTTTGCATTGGAGGAAATATAAGGTCGGACCTCTAAGAGTCCTCtaataaaacttaaattCGACACCATTTCTTCCAATTGTGTGTTTATTACAGAGTAACTACTAAAATAGTCTAGATAGTAACTGTTACATATTTACTGCGCTGACTGAATGGCCCGTGTCGATTTTCTGAAACTGTCATGGGCATATCGAGAGTATGCTCCATCTACTATCAAGGATCCCAGTACCTTAattaaaccttaataaaCATCAAAGTTTATTGCGCTCCGCTAAAGATCGTTGGGTTCTAGAAAACGTTTCAGGTGCTATATTTAAAAGGAAGTGATACTAATTCCTCCAATAGTAGAAATAGTTCGGAAGGTGGAATACCGAAATTCAACATCCAAAAGTGGGATACCAGGCTAGGTATGAAACTGGATATCTTCCGAATCTGCCGAACCCAGACTGACGGAACAATAGAGTAGTATACGTATTTAATAAGGAGCCGGATCATCGAAGTTGGTTCTTGgcatctcttctcttcttttcaaTTCACTCACTACTGGCTAGTATTCACTTGTCTGTCGCTCATTACTTTGCTGTCTATACACTGTCAAACACACCGTTACAATGCGCGCTGCTGCTATCATCACTCTTCTCGCCTCAGTGGCTTCTGCCGCTCCGGCCGATGACCGTTCTTGCTCCAAAGCCAAGAACACATGCCCTGTTGTCTTTGACGGCCGAGTCCCTGCAAATGCCACTCTGGCCGACTTTGATAAGGAGAATGGTGGCGGTTGGAACCCCTATAACCCTGGCTACGTCAAGGGAAACAACATCTCCTGGTCCGAGATCATCAAGCTTCCCCAAACCACTCCATCTCGTTTTGATGCAACTGGAAAGACCCTCCCTCTTGAGGTTACCATCAGCGACGAGAGTATCTTCATGAAGCAGGTAGGCTTCAGACGTGCCGGTCTGCAGTTCAGCAAGGACAAGAACGAGGGTAGCCCTGGTTCTGAGGGTATCAAGACTCTTCATTTCAGTCTCATCCAGGACAAGAACCGACCTCTTAACCTCAGCCACGAGTACCTGGTAAGTTGTAGCCAaatctttctttctcctctgGCTCTAACAACAACAGAATGTATGGCACGAAAAGGCCGATTACTCAGGAAACCAGTTTCAGTTCCAGGCTGGTACCATTATCGGCCAGAACCATGCCGCCGCGACCTGGAAGCTCTTTGACGAGAAGATGAAGCTTCTCTGGGAGACTCCCATGCTCAAGGGCAAGTGGCAGAACTTTGCAATCACTCTCAACTTCGACAAGAAGTAAGTTCTCACTACATATTGCAGAGAAAAGAACGCAACTAAACAGTCATTTGTAGCACCATCCAAGCCTACTACTCTGAGGGTTCCAAGCCCCTTAAGGCCGCTACTAAGCCCATTGCTCGCGACTTGAGTGGGCAGGGACAGTACCAGATCGGTATGCTCAAGAAGCCTACTGGTACCGATGATGTTGCCAATGCTGGATTCCAGGAGAACAACTTGAACGAGGGACTTGTCTATGGTGGCATCTTCCTCGAGGACAGCAAGAATGACTGTGTCTCTCTTTAGATAATTCTGGTAGTTAATCTTTCAGGGTAACAAGAGTGCAGTATTCCAACATTATTGCAAACTAATTGTCTTACTGCTGTAACAGCGTATTGTCAATAACGACAAACCACGCCGGTCCCTCAAGACGCTATAAAATTATCGGCCATGAAGGGAACATGATCGCTTGCTCCTCTTGTCCGAAACTCTTGTGTCACGTCACCTGTTCCGTTCTGCCAATTCCACGTTTGATCCCTCACCCTAAGAAGCTTGATATCAGAGCCTTCAGACAGTTTGAAATTCGAGAGTTTGTAGTTAAAGCTCAAGGGAGTTATGGCACTCTCAAAATATACGAAGCCATGTGACGTATCCATATACATCATCCATTGTGTGGGCCATAGATCACGATCCCTGTTGTCTTGCGGTTTGATCTTAATCCGGGGGATCATGACGCCGCGTATCATTCCCATGGTGGTGGCAAGGGCAGAAGCAAAATCGTCGGATGCTTGGATGTGATAGTTGTAGAAGAAGAGGCGATCATATCTCTCTATTGTTCACGGTAAGAGTTTGATTTTGGTTATCAAGATTGAACATACGTACCAAAAGGCATGGGCCACTGTCCACTGGGTCTTCCATCGATTTCCTTCCATATCCTATCCTTACTCCTCGCTCGCTTCATGTGATATGTATCACCGGCGACAACGTCGTACTCCTTTGAACGATAGCATTTGAGTCGCATTTCAGGACTGGTATGTTCCATGATGAGATACTCGCCATTGAGATCTGAGAGAGCAA carries:
- a CDS encoding hypothetical protein (BUSCO:12934at5125): MLAPHQLDSATATATATDKSTSPSALRANQFQSSFSPRDISTDLTESIVLEEGGESGSESAVEPVTPVSGRHSQDFTLQTQDLQDLQSLQSYPAGSVTSSGVGPIAIPGANAGNNNNKGGYLSQSASRPPTTPTTPRASEPEPGSSLTRQSTRGSISTASFKRTMSSFFRRSNSQARNDYTPSESATPSVVSAPTEPQTNGQPRAAARRRFSMNRSSATTRSNSPPSPSDNGLEMNLAHRERDGDKSLPSQGDFKKNRASTGFTLRNRAINFVGANHNSRGHGNKRPEYNRRASSYDGSRPSTPLPPPAEGDETMYPPERSVWPLPPESGTGAKARRMSLSLPDDFAVDVAELQSEFEYQRKFLGRHGKHLGKGAASKVTLMMRKGYPEELYAVKEFRGKSHRESQQDYENKIKSEFSIAKSLHHPNIVETFRLCTDHGRWNHVMEYCSEGDLFSLVQKGHLKGDDRKKDRMCLFKQLIQGVYYLHVNGIAHRDIKLENLLITKDSKLKITDFGVSEVFCGTHPGLREAGGQCGRNMGGEIRLCSPGICGSEPYIAPEVLAKQESYDPRALDVWSSAIVMIYLTFGGAIWSRAEPGELHYDKLVTGWNKWYAKHPESDASISDSDYPKCYALDVGMSPPALRRLVLQMLNPEPSKRIGIDEVINNRWLKNVECCQLESYDDPALLIDATKKDNSIHGNKKIFCHNHLPPKGTGSHSLGKMPGQAGY
- a CDS encoding hypothetical protein (SECRETED:SignalP(1-16)~CAZy:GH131), which translates into the protein MRAAAIITLLASVASAAPADDRSCSKAKNTCPVVFDGRVPANATLADFDKENGGGWNPYNPGYVKGNNISWSEIIKLPQTTPSRFDATGKTLPLEVTISDESIFMKQVGFRRAGLQFSKDKNEGSPGSEGIKTLHFSLIQDKNRPLNLSHEYLNVWHEKADYSGNQFQFQAGTIIGQNHAAATWKLFDEKMKLLWETPMLKGKWQNFAITLNFDKNTIQAYYSEGSKPLKAATKPIARDLSGQGQYQIGMLKKPTGTDDVANAGFQENNLNEGLVYGGIFLEDSKNDCVSL